One genomic region from Microcella humidisoli encodes:
- a CDS encoding GlsB/YeaQ/YmgE family stress response membrane protein, translating to MGFLAFLLLGLIAGAIAKAILPGKQGGGWLATLILGVVGALLGGWIGSLLGLGSVDSFFSIGTWLLAIGGSILVILLWGLITRKR from the coding sequence ATGGGCTTCCTCGCATTCCTTCTTCTCGGCCTCATCGCCGGCGCGATCGCCAAGGCGATCCTGCCCGGCAAGCAGGGCGGCGGCTGGCTCGCGACGCTCATCCTCGGCGTCGTCGGCGCACTCCTCGGCGGCTGGATCGGTAGCCTGCTGGGCCTCGGCTCGGTCGACTCGTTCTTCAGCATCGGCACCTGGCTGCTCGCGATCGGCGGCTCGATCCTCGTGATCCTGCTCTGGGGCCTCATCACCCGTAAGCGCTAG
- a CDS encoding SGNH/GDSL hydrolase family protein, translating into MPQLHPWSRYVAIGDSFTEGIGDPEPQSPGGHRGWADRVAEVLAERTDDFAYANLAIRGRLLQQIADEQVDAALALRPDLITISGGGNDIIRPGTDPDRVAELFDDTIRRLRANGATVVMFNGPDIGMTPVLRRVRGKVAIYNENLRFVAAKHDAIVADMWALRQLQNPQMWAPDRLHFSPLGHHTIAIAVLDALGIDHELEPQHPEPLPARSWRAARADDMGWAREYLVPWVVRRIRHQSSGDTVRPKRPTLPPHS; encoded by the coding sequence ATGCCTCAGTTGCACCCCTGGTCGCGCTACGTCGCGATCGGCGACTCGTTCACGGAGGGCATCGGCGACCCCGAGCCGCAGAGCCCCGGCGGTCACCGCGGATGGGCGGACCGCGTGGCCGAGGTGCTCGCCGAGCGCACCGACGACTTCGCCTACGCCAACCTCGCCATTCGCGGCAGGCTGCTGCAGCAGATCGCCGACGAGCAGGTGGATGCTGCGCTCGCGCTGCGCCCCGATCTCATCACGATCTCGGGCGGCGGGAACGACATCATCCGCCCCGGCACCGATCCCGATCGCGTCGCCGAGCTCTTCGACGACACGATCCGCCGCCTGCGGGCCAACGGCGCCACGGTCGTCATGTTCAACGGTCCCGACATCGGCATGACCCCCGTGCTGCGTCGCGTGCGCGGCAAGGTCGCGATCTACAACGAGAACCTGCGCTTCGTCGCCGCCAAGCACGACGCGATCGTCGCCGACATGTGGGCGCTGCGTCAGCTGCAGAACCCGCAGATGTGGGCGCCTGATCGGCTGCACTTCTCGCCCCTCGGGCACCACACGATCGCGATCGCGGTGCTGGACGCGCTCGGCATCGACCACGAACTCGAGCCGCAGCATCCCGAACCGCTGCCGGCGCGTTCGTGGCGCGCCGCGCGCGCGGACGACATGGGCTGGGCTCGCGAGTACCTCGTGCCGTGGGTGGTCCGCCGTATCCGGCACCAGTCATCGGGCGACACGGTGCGGCCCAAGCGTCCGACCCTGCCGCCGCACTCCTGA